The proteins below are encoded in one region of Cetobacterium sp. ZOR0034:
- a CDS encoding coproporphyrinogen III oxidase, which produces MSIVTNFPLSIKSVEEFVRILLPEGVEKDIKGEVSYSENRILVKVEIDEKEAFIEEENFESIIEDQALIMLKGGLLKAYNKNYPWGSLIGVRPTKMTRRLLQMGFSKDRVSKLLNNMYLASFEKIDLLMRVIETEEKLLNKEAMNMYIGIPFCPSKCRYCSFASYEINSSLGRFYVKFVETLLEEIELVGQLSREKGFKYESLYIGGGTPSTLTAEDTIRVLEAVHKHIDLSNLKEFTFEAGREDAITREKLDILKKYGVDRVSLNPQTFKESTLKALNRTFDRTHFDEVYKDIKELGFILNMDIILGLPDESIEDILSTLEELKKYDIENLTVHALAKKKGSPLYRENFEESEVERKIVEGAITELVKEKGMEPYYMYRQKNSLEWGENVGYCIPGTESRFNIEMIEENQQTMGLGGGAISKSIHKDTEYNDQIERLVNPKDPALYIAEMKLRHNKKIEFFS; this is translated from the coding sequence GTGTCAATAGTTACTAACTTTCCTCTAAGTATAAAAAGTGTAGAGGAGTTTGTAAGAATTCTACTACCAGAGGGCGTAGAAAAAGATATAAAAGGTGAAGTGAGTTATTCAGAGAATAGAATTCTTGTAAAAGTTGAAATAGATGAAAAAGAGGCTTTTATTGAAGAGGAAAACTTTGAAAGCATAATTGAGGATCAAGCTTTAATTATGTTGAAAGGTGGGCTTTTAAAAGCATATAATAAAAACTATCCTTGGGGTAGTTTAATTGGTGTAAGACCTACAAAAATGACAAGAAGACTTCTTCAAATGGGATTTTCAAAAGATAGAGTTTCAAAATTGTTAAATAATATGTATTTAGCTAGTTTTGAAAAGATAGATTTACTAATGAGAGTAATTGAAACAGAGGAGAAATTATTAAATAAAGAAGCTATGAATATGTATATAGGGATTCCATTTTGTCCATCAAAATGTAGATATTGCTCGTTTGCATCTTATGAAATAAATAGTAGCTTAGGTAGATTCTATGTGAAGTTTGTAGAGACTCTTTTAGAGGAGATAGAGCTTGTGGGTCAACTTTCAAGAGAAAAAGGATTTAAATATGAATCGTTATATATCGGTGGAGGAACTCCAAGTACCTTAACGGCAGAGGATACAATAAGAGTTTTAGAGGCTGTTCACAAGCATATAGATCTTTCAAATTTGAAAGAGTTTACTTTTGAAGCTGGAAGAGAGGACGCTATAACAAGAGAGAAGCTTGATATTCTAAAAAAATATGGAGTAGATAGAGTTAGCTTGAATCCTCAAACTTTTAAAGAGTCAACTTTAAAAGCATTAAATAGAACTTTTGATAGGACACATTTTGATGAAGTCTATAAAGATATAAAAGAGTTAGGATTTATTTTGAATATGGATATAATTTTAGGACTACCAGATGAAAGTATAGAAGATATACTAAGTACTTTAGAAGAACTAAAAAAATATGATATTGAAAATTTAACTGTTCATGCTTTAGCTAAGAAGAAAGGGTCTCCACTTTATCGAGAAAACTTTGAAGAATCAGAGGTTGAAAGAAAAATAGTAGAGGGTGCAATTACAGAATTAGTTAAAGAAAAAGGAATGGAACCTTATTATATGTATCGTCAAAAAAATAGTTTAGAGTGGGGAGAGAATGTAGGTTATTGCATTCCTGGAACAGAATCTAGATTTAATATAGAAATGATTGAAGAGAATCAACAAACTATGGGATTAGGTGGAGGAGCAATTAGCAAATCTATTCACAAAGATACAGAGTATAATGATCAGATAGAAAGATTAGTTAATCCAAAAGATCCAGCTCTTTATATAGCTGAAATGAAGTTAAGACACAATAAAAAGATAGAGTTTTTCTCATAA
- a CDS encoding helix-hairpin-helix domain-containing protein, with amino-acid sequence MKKVFLYILMLIFSLTSYSLVESEFKVIESKSTLESNNLLLDINSATVGEMLKSGISKSYVDKIIEYREITGGFRKLSDMTKISGIGTKTYEKLKLKFKEPNGFRMKRFNINKVDDKTLNYYGFTKKEIQNIRKYHENSIFRNNLELKKIISDKRYEELKDYIDY; translated from the coding sequence ATGAAAAAAGTATTTTTGTATATTTTAATGTTAATTTTTTCTCTAACTTCTTACAGTCTAGTAGAGAGCGAATTTAAAGTTATAGAAAGTAAAAGTACTTTAGAATCAAATAATTTACTATTAGATATCAATAGCGCCACTGTAGGAGAGATGTTAAAAAGTGGCATATCTAAAAGCTATGTAGATAAAATAATTGAGTATAGAGAAATAACAGGTGGTTTTAGAAAACTTTCAGATATGACAAAGATTTCAGGAATAGGTACTAAAACTTATGAGAAATTAAAACTGAAATTTAAAGAACCAAATGGCTTTAGAATGAAGAGATTTAATATAAATAAAGTAGATGATAAAACATTGAATTATTATGGTTTTACTAAAAAAGAGATACAGAATATTAGAAAATACCATGAGAATAGTATTTTCAGAAATAATTTAGAATTGAAAAAGATTATTTCTGATAAAAGATATGAAGAATTAAAAGATTATATAGATTATTAG